A region from the Bacteroidales bacterium genome encodes:
- a CDS encoding DUF2007 domain-containing protein — protein MPPKHNSELVEVFAGTTWQAEMVKSLLENAEINAFVKDGIMGTLNPWWTAPGGAGSVKVFVPNADFELAKQIVREYEANIQIE, from the coding sequence ATGCCACCTAAACATAACAGCGAATTGGTAGAAGTATTTGCAGGAACAACATGGCAAGCCGAAATGGTAAAGAGCTTGTTGGAAAATGCAGAAATTAATGCATTTGTGAAAGACGGGATAATGGGAACATTGAACCCCTGGTGGACGGCACCCGGTGGAGCCGGTTCAGTAAAGGTATTTGTGCCGAATGCAGACTTTGAGTTGGCAAAACAGATTGTTAGAGAATACGAGGCAAACATCCAAATTGAGTAA
- a CDS encoding NAD-dependent epimerase/dehydratase family protein, with translation MKPNAMIAGSTGLVGSELLKLLSGKDYYETIVLPVRKKTENSAGNIAMHVVDFSDLENFDPGIKIRDLYICLGTTQKKGGGKAGFFKVDHDYVLNIAKWARQSGVERVCLISSIGANPKSSSFYLKTKGKIEQELTALGFSHLCILRPSLLLGKREEYRWAEAISAKVFPLFSFLMVGMLKKYRAVKADKVAAAMFQFTNTMKEPLVIVESDKISDLETTPI, from the coding sequence ATGAAACCCAATGCAATGATTGCCGGATCCACCGGTTTGGTTGGAAGTGAGTTGCTGAAGCTGCTTTCCGGAAAAGATTATTACGAAACCATCGTTCTGCCGGTTCGCAAAAAAACCGAAAACAGTGCCGGCAATATTGCAATGCATGTAGTTGATTTCTCTGACCTGGAAAATTTCGATCCGGGCATAAAAATCCGCGATCTTTATATCTGCCTGGGAACCACCCAGAAGAAAGGCGGTGGAAAAGCCGGGTTTTTCAAAGTGGATCATGATTATGTGCTGAATATTGCCAAGTGGGCAAGGCAAAGCGGCGTTGAAAGGGTTTGTTTGATTTCATCAATTGGAGCAAATCCCAAGAGTTCTTCCTTTTACCTGAAAACCAAAGGGAAGATTGAGCAGGAACTCACTGCACTCGGATTCAGTCATCTTTGCATTCTAAGGCCATCATTATTACTCGGGAAAAGGGAAGAGTACCGTTGGGCGGAAGCAATATCAGCAAAAGTCTTTCCTCTTTTTTCTTTCCTGATGGTTGGCATGCTTAAGAAATACCGGGCGGTGAAAGCTGATAAAGTCGCAGCCGCCATGTTTCAGTTCACCAATACTATGAAAGAACCTTTGGTGATTGTGGAAAGTGATAAGATATCAGACCTTGAAACTACCCCAATATAA